A genomic window from Bacillus marinisedimentorum includes:
- a CDS encoding spore germination protein has translation MFSFLKKKKGDKINPKNEFAFRDYPYQADSVPEKQSTGSLEANIDFIQSSLNYTQDFKRRDLDFNGLPCTVLYLDTLVDLDAIEKFIITPLLEKKSGDLKDILPAPHLEMENDLSKAVNMMVGGAAVLLMEGIETFAIIKHHKPQDRSIQEPGNEYIVRGSHLGFNENMNTNINMLRKMSNNPNLTVEYLNVGKSTRVRIAIVYLNHLMNKSLLNDIKKRVRSISTDFIQTPGFIEEYIEDRPFSPFPQLLKTERPDRVIANIMDGKAALLLDNSPSALIAPSTFINFYQSPDDYNSRWYIGSFYRLVRLVSFFISIGLPALYIAVISYHYEIIPTELMFTIKSSLEPIPLPPILEAMAMQLILELIREATIRLPRPIAQTIGIVGGLVIGNAIVDANLVSNMMVIVVALTAIASFIVPSNEMSTAVRLLGFPLMLLAAVFGLIGIAFGLMFLLIHLCKLEVFGTPYLTPFGPLRGVGMKDTVVRLPIWLLDNRPVDARPVFRLQESSSRQWDDKE, from the coding sequence ATGTTTTCATTCTTAAAGAAAAAAAAGGGTGATAAAATTAACCCGAAAAATGAATTTGCGTTTCGGGACTATCCTTATCAGGCAGATTCTGTCCCTGAAAAACAATCAACCGGCAGCCTTGAGGCAAATATTGATTTTATTCAATCCTCGCTGAATTATACTCAGGATTTCAAAAGGAGAGATCTGGACTTTAACGGCTTGCCGTGTACCGTTCTTTACCTCGATACGCTTGTAGATCTGGATGCGATTGAAAAATTCATCATTACTCCGCTACTTGAAAAAAAGAGCGGCGACCTGAAAGATATACTTCCGGCCCCTCACCTGGAAATGGAAAACGATTTATCGAAGGCTGTCAATATGATGGTTGGCGGAGCCGCTGTATTGCTGATGGAAGGCATCGAAACATTTGCCATTATAAAGCATCACAAACCCCAGGACCGCTCCATCCAGGAACCCGGCAATGAGTATATTGTCCGGGGCTCACATCTTGGATTTAACGAAAATATGAATACGAATATCAACATGCTGCGGAAAATGAGTAACAATCCAAACCTCACAGTGGAATATTTAAACGTCGGAAAATCAACCAGGGTAAGGATTGCAATTGTATATTTGAATCATCTGATGAATAAGTCACTGTTAAACGACATAAAAAAACGAGTTCGCTCGATCTCAACTGATTTTATCCAGACACCCGGTTTTATTGAAGAGTACATTGAGGACCGTCCGTTTTCCCCGTTCCCGCAGCTGCTGAAAACAGAGCGGCCGGACCGGGTGATCGCGAACATAATGGATGGCAAAGCGGCTCTGCTCCTGGATAACAGCCCATCTGCCCTGATTGCGCCGTCCACTTTTATCAATTTTTATCAATCACCGGATGATTATAACTCCAGATGGTATATCGGTTCTTTTTACCGTCTAGTCCGTCTGGTCAGCTTTTTTATCTCAATCGGGCTGCCCGCCCTTTATATCGCTGTCATATCCTATCACTATGAAATTATACCGACTGAGCTGATGTTTACAATCAAGTCGTCGCTTGAACCGATTCCGCTGCCGCCGATCCTTGAAGCAATGGCAATGCAGCTGATTCTTGAGCTGATCAGGGAAGCGACAATCCGGCTGCCCCGCCCCATCGCCCAGACAATCGGCATTGTCGGCGGACTCGTTATCGGGAACGCGATTGTTGATGCAAACCTTGTCTCCAATATGATGGTCATTGTGGTTGCGTTGACGGCAATTGCATCGTTCATCGTCCCGTCAAATGAAATGAGTACGGCAGTCAGGCTGCTCGGATTCCCATTGATGCTTTTGGCAGCTGTTTTCGGGCTTATCGGGATTGCATTCGGCTTGATGTTCTTATTGATCCATCTGTGCAAGCTTGAAGTTTTCGGAACACCATACTTGACCCCGTTCGGTCCGCTCCGGGGAGTCGGCATGAAGGACACGGTCGTGCGGCTGCCGATCTGGTTGCTCGACAACAGGCCTGTGGATGCCAGACCTGTTTTCAGGCTGCAGGAATCTTCTTCTCGTCAATGGGATGATAAGGAATGA